GAATGTAGATTAGTGGCTGTCAAGGGCTGAGGTGGCTGGGGGATGGACGAGGTGACTGCTAATGGGGATGGCGTTCCTTTGAGGTTCATGACTATGTGTCACAACTGATTGTTTTGATGGTTGCACAATCCTGTTATTACACTAAGATCCAttaagttgtacactttaaatgagtgaattgttaatatgtaaattatatctcagtaaagctgttattttaaaaaggaagaatctaCATCAGTGTGGAGCAGGAGAGACGAGCTAGAAAGAATAGAGTCCATAAGGAGAATACGGCCGTCTGTCCTCCAGTAGCTGAAGGAGATTGGGTCCAGGACCCCCGCAGATACCAAAGTCCGTGGTACAGACTTGTACCACGTAGTACAAGTCGGCATGTAGTACAAGTACAGTCGGCCTTCCATGTCTttgggttctgcatccatggactcaaccaactgcagatggaaaatatttggaaaaagaaaattccaaaaaatccccaaaggCAAAACGTGAATTTGCGGCACGCTGGCAAGtattttacatagcatttactttGCAagaggtattataagtaatctagagatgatttgaaGTACACAGGAATGTACACTGGCTATATGTAaatactgcaccattttatataagggacttgaacatctgTGGATCTGGGTATCCTGGGACTAATCCCAGGTGGATACCAAGGTACCATTGTGAAATGTTTCTCCTTCGTGAAATCAGGAATGATAGTTTATCCTTTGATATCTTTCCCTATACCAAATATTAGTGCATTATTACAGGGAATAATTTGTGCCTCTCCTGATAGTTTAAAGCTGAGTTTCAACGACATAATTCTTTAACTCCTAAAACTCATAAAACTTTTGGTTTGCCATTATTCTAGTACGCTTCCAATTATAAGTTATAGTGGCTgatgtgtttcttttattaaagttGTACGTACTTTACACAACACATCATTTCGGTTGTGGTTTCTTCTGCAAGTCTGGAAATAATACAAGTTTTCACCGTCATGCTCtttccatttaattatttaagtaataaaataagaGCTTTCTTGATAGTTCAGCAAGAACAAACTTTATACCTTTCCATAGTAGAAATTAAAggcaaaaagagatgaaatagaaGTTCAGAGAGGCTGaacaaaaaaaagatgtgaaagacctatacactgacaactacaaaatgttgctcagataaatgaaagaatacatacataaatgaagAGATGTACTTTGTCATGGGTCaggagactcaatattgttaagctgtcaattatctcaaaatttatTTGTAGATTCCATAAAATCCTAATGAAAATccccacaggttttttttttaagacattgacaaattgattctaaaattccTATAGAAATTCAAAAGACCTACAAGAGTCAAGACAACtttgtaaaagaataaagaagttgGAGGACGAATACAGCCTAATTTTAAACTTACTGTAAAATATAATCAACACAGAGCAGAACTGGTGTAAAGACAGAAGATTCAATGAAACTGAAACGCGTGTCTAGAAATGGACCCACAAAAATAGGGACAACCTACACTCACAAAGCTGCAAAAgtaattcagtggagaaaagctCCTCTTTTCAAAAACATTCTGGAACTACTGGATATCCACaggcaaaaactaaaaataataactttgaTCCATATCTTTCATCATCTAAAAAGTTAAGTTGAAATAGATGACAGATCTCTACGTAAAACCTAAGATTATACAAATTTTAGCAGAATGAAAAAAGTCTTCATGACCTATGGATAGGCAGTTTTCTTATatacaacacaaaaagacaatccataaaagaacaaactgatatactggacttcatcaaatgtAAAAACTGCCCTTTGAAAGATGGTGTTAAGACAAtggaaagacaaaccacagatgGAGAAAAAGATTTACAAATCATATTGCATCCAGAATACACAAAGAATCCTCAAAACAAGAGATGTCAAgcagaacaattttaaaaagtgcaaaaGTTTGAACAGATTCTTCACCAAAGGAGAGAtatgaatggcaaataagcacatgaacagATGTTCAACACCAGTAGtccttagggaaatgcaaattcaaaccacaatgagatgccactacacacctattagagcAGCCACAGTGAAAATGACTAACCTTACCGAGTGTTAGGGAGTATGTAGACAAAGCGCCATTCTCATATACAACTAGAAGGAATATTActtagtacaaccactttggaaaagtttcGTGGTGGtctaaaacataaaacatcaTCCGCTCCCACCATGCCACTCATAGCTCaagtttacccaagagaaatgaaagtatgtACATGGACATACAAAAACAGGAACACAAATAGTtgtggcagctttattcataatagcctcaaactgtaaacaacccacatgtccatcaaaaggtgaatggaggggcttccccggtggcgcggtggttgagagtccgcctgccgatgcaggggacgcgggttcgtgccccggtccgggaggatcccacatgccgtggagcggctgggcccgtgagccatggccgctgagcctgcgcgtccggagcctgtgctccacaacgggagaggccgcagcagtgagaggcccgcgtaccgcaaaaaaaaaaaaaaaaaaaaaaggtgaatggataaataaatggcaCTATGTCCATACAACGGAACAGTAACtacaacaaaaaggaatgaactttCACCCACCGCCCATCCGGGGAGAAATGCAGGCTTCACAGGGCGCCTGCATTGACCCGCCTCCGGGAAGAACCTGGCTGCACCTGGCTACACGGTCTCCTAGCAACCGGAGAGGCCGGAACAGCAAACTATTGAAGCGGCGGTCCCCCCAGAGGCCAGGGCAACCATGGCGGACAAGAAGCGGCTGCTAGGACCGGGGCCACTGGAACCGATGCCCCTGGACATGACCTGCAAGCCCTGGTACAAAGACAAGTTGCCCTCCAAGTGTTTCGCAAAGCACAAGAAGATGCTCCCGAAGTTCCCCACCTCCCTGGACAGCCGGCAGTGGATATTTGTGAAAGAGCTGCTGGACGACTTCCGGAAGGGTTGCCCACCTTGTGAAGATATGATCACTCGCAGCCCTAAGGAGGGCTTCCTCCCCAGGATTGCTCACAGAGTTCCCCAGCATGCCCCCAAAAAGAGTCAGAAAAAGCTGCCCGAGGAAGCAGACCTGTTTTCCACGCTCTCGCCAGCACAGCTAGCACAGAAGGCATTCGTGGAGAACATCGAAGCCCAGCTGACCAAGCATCCCTTGGCTCTCTACCCGAATCTGGAGGAAGATCTACCTGCAGACCTCTTATTAAAGGTGCTGGAAGTGCTCGATCCTGACGGGAAGCTGGAGGACACATGGGCTTATTGTCAGGGCCCCAGGAAAACAACAAAGTCCCCCACAAAGCTTCGTAAAAAACGTCCTGCCAAGGTCTACCTGGAACCTCCAAAGAAGGCTCCTGTGTCACATCCAGCCAGTTTGCATCACGAAGACAAGAAGTCAAGGAGAAAGGATTCACTCACTGATCCTCCTGTTCACAGAGAAGTACCGAAAGCAATTTGTAAATCCTTCAAATGGGCTGCTGCTTTTGGAAACTTGGGCATTGATGAAGAGCTCATCACGAAACTGTGTGAGGTTGGCTGTGAGTGGCCACCAGCCCAGGATACAGTCTACATGAAGAAAGTAACCCAGGTCCCTTCAAAGGTAAAGTACAGCATCGGGCTagagaaaatggagaagataAAATTATCCAGAGAGGAAGGAAACTGGGAGAGGAAACCCCAGAAGCCACAGAATCCTTATAAACCCAACTCGGTGGAGATGAGGTATGGTGCATTGTACCTGAAGCCCAAGTTGTGGAAAAAGCTAGTTAATGACAAACCTTCAATTGACCCCAACGTCTTACTTGAAGATGGGAGTTTTAGAAAGAAGCTTCCTGAACACGACATTCTTGAAGATCTTTATGGAACAAATAGCGTTTAAAGATTTCATTCTAAGCAAGGGCTACAGGATACCAGACATCCTTGAGAGGCTGTTCCTCAGGAAGGGATGGAAATATGATTCTGTTAAGACTCCTATACACAAAGTAATAAAAATCAGCCAAAATGGAGATGATGGCACGAGAAGATGTTTAGACAGTTTTCTATTTACTACTTGCTTGgctatttctctctctcattttaatATCAATCAGAATTCATGGTGAGTGTCCATCCCACCATGTACGTACAACTTTGAGTCTACATCTGTTAATTTAACACCTAATGCTTATAAATATTTCTCAGTGACCTTCTGCTTGGGTTcatcaatattatataaattttatcaaTTATGAAATCAATATTCACATATACTCTTCTCACATTTTATAATGTTGTGAATACTACATTGTTGCATcaattatttgtaaaaataaaaccataaaaaagaagaattacttttaaaaagtatgattAGTTAGGTCAGCTACAAAATGggatacatttcaaaataactgTGCTGAGAAAAAGGAGTCAGAGAGTTCTACttgtattaaaattataatgaattaATTATGACAATTACTTTCTTAAGCAAAACTTGACATCGGTAGCCAAAATAATGTTAGCCCCATTTAATAATGAAATGGTTATCCCCCTTATTAGGATTGCATCAAGCCCCCAAAACAGATTGAAAACTATTTACCAAAATTATAGGTGAAACTTTAGTTATGCTCTTTTGTCATGCTTCCCAACTGAACATACTTAAAAGTTTTACCATATTCATAAAAATTCACTGTGGAAGAGTGCTTCCATATCATATAACACAGGTGCAGAATAGCAGGGAGCTTCAAGTTCTTGGCAAATCTAGTGTGCAAAATAGGTCTGCGGGAGCAAAACTACACAGCACCATCAAATATCCACACATATCTATTCAAGTAAGATTAATCTCTGCAGTTCATGAATAGCGATTTAAAACGCActcataaatgtaaaataagaaaTCAAGCAACTTCTTTACGTTTCCAAAATAACAGGTAAAATTGTCTGGGACAGGAAGTTTGTAGCTAGAAAGATTTGTAGCACAGATTTGCAGCACACTTCTGTTTCCAGTAATGAAGGAATTTATCTGTAAATGGAAGTATGTGTATATACTTCACCCTCGTGAGAAGGGAACACAGCCATCAGGTTGTAGTATTCGCCAACATCCTCACTGCAATCAACTACTCCCTTTTCACTCACTTCCCCATTTTCACTGAGGTGACTTAGTGTCTGAATTCCTGACTTGCTCCCTGTGACTACTCTCATCAACGTTCTTGATTTAAATATTCACAAAGACTATCCATTCAAATCCTGGCACTAGCTCCATTCGTCTGGCCCTCATCTCACTAGAGACACCAATCCCTACAGTCAGACTCTAGACTTTGTTTGGGGCAATAATGACACCAACTTCAAAGCTCAGTTTCAATTATTCCACCTTCCGATCCCTGCTTTTTACCTAGCTGATCACCCCTTTTCATATTCCCAAACCTCCAATCCTTCAATTCCAACACGTTTCCAATCCAGTGACCCTTACCACTCTTTCAGCATTAATTGTGCCTTGCGTTCAGTTCCTTACGTTCCCAGCGTAGACTCCACCGTCCTCTACTATCCCTTCTTTGAGTCTACTTTTAACTCCTTTGCCTCTCTCTCCCGCTCTTATATTCTTCTGAGAAAACCCCAGTCCTGGTTAAATCTTAATCTCTGCCGTTCTTGTACTTGCACCCAAACAGTTAAATATGGctagagaaaaacacataccaCACTGACTGGTTACATATGGCATGAATCTTAAATGAGCCTTCAACACTAGCTGAAAGTTCTGCCCCATTTCCCTCatcaatatattttcccattttccaaTGATCATCTTATTTCTGTCATCAATTGGCCAACAccctatttccatttctccttctCAAAGCATTGCTTTGTACTTcactgataaaataaaaaaatttagaagagAACCGTCTTTTCCTCCCATCACCACATCTACCAGGCCAGTGACATCTGTACCCATATTCTCTATCCCCTCAGAGACAGACGATGAACTCTTTATTCTACTGAGGCAAATCCTTTCCTTTGCGCACTGGATCCCAACACTTTGCCAAATTAAATATTTGTCCTGTATTTGCCCCCTTATTTTCCTATATTATTGTTCTGTCTTTTGGGGGATAATTCCTgtcattaaaaagcaaacaaacaaaccaaaaccaaaaaagccTCTCATAACTCACATCATCTGAaataaccaaagaaaacaaaataaaaattctcttgaCGTAATTATTCTCTCCAGCTACCACTCTACATTTTCTGCTCCACTTTGTAGAAAAATTACCAAAAAGAGTCATTTATAAatcattgcttccatgtcttcatCTCCCAGGGTCTCTTGAATTCATTCCGATCAGAATTTTGTTCTACTTTGCTAGGGAAACTTTCTTGTCGAGGTCACCAATAAGGTGTCATGGCAAAATCCAATTAATATTTTCATCGTATTCAAGAGCAATGGACTTGATAAGTAACTCATTGCTTTTTGGAATCCCccatttttctgttcttctaaCACCACAATTCCTATTGTTCTCCTCCTTCTCAGTTTGAAACTTGAATTTCAAAGTCTCCTGTTTCTGACCTCAGTGTCGGATTCACCCGGAGCTCAGTCTTGGGACTAACTCCCCAGGTAATTCAATATAAGAGCATGATTTTGTCTACTATCTCTGTATATCTAATGACACCCCCccccattttgaaaattttttttgtagatacttttttttttaaacatcgttattggagtataattgctttataatgttggcttagtttctgctgtataaaaaagtgaatcagggggcttccctggtggcgcagtggttgagagtccgcctgccgatgcaggggacacgggttcgtgccccggtccgggaggatcccacatgccgcagagcggctgggcccgtgagccatggccgctgggcctgcgcgtccggagcctgtgctccacaacgggagaggccacaacagtgagaggcccgcgtaccacaaaaaaaaaaaaagtgaatcagctctatgtatacatatattcgcatatcccctccctcttgcgtctccctcccaccctccctatcccgcccctctaggtgtcACCCCCAATTTTTATCTTCAGCGGTGAACTCCAGATTGCCCATATGACCCCTCTACTAGCATGTAtaataggaatttaaaataaagcattatcttccacatataagaaatatcatatatttgtctttctctgtttgacttacttcacttagtatgataatctctagttccatccatgtggctgcaaatggcattatttaattcttttttatggcagagtaatattccactgtgtgtgtgtgtgtgtgtgtgtgtgtattcattccacatcttctttatcacttatatgtgaaatctaaaatatgacacaaattaacttatttacaaaacagaagtagattcacagacataaaaaGCAAATTTATGGCTACCACAGGGGataggtggggggagggattaattaggagttagggattaacagatatacactactaaaaataaaaaatagataaacaacacggacctacggtatagcacagggaactatattcaatatcttgtactaacctataatggaaaagaatctgaaaaagaatatatgtatgtataactgaatcactttgctgtacacctgaaactaacacaacattgtaaatcaactatacttcaatgaaagaaagaaagaaagggcattATCACAAGAACACAGACATTCCTACTTCCAAATTTGCTCTTCTTGCCATATTCCCCATTTTGGTAAATGGCATCACCGCTCAGCCAATTGCTCAGGCTAGCCTTGACTTCTCTAATTCCATGCTGAAGTTTGATATAACTTCACGATATATTCCCAGAGGGAGCGCCTCTCGCCATCTCTACCCTTACTGCTCTTCTCTGAGCCACCATATCTTGCCACACATTAGCAAGGGCCTCTTACCCTTGCTTTCCGACTGCAATTCTTTTCACACTGCAGAATATTTTCCACACAGTAAACCAGAGTCATCTTTAAAACATCAACATCAGGTCACACTCCTCCCCAATTACAATGCTCAGAAGGCTCCCCATTACACTTGGAAGAAAATGTAAAGTCTCCATGGAGAATGAGAAATATCCCACTTCAGAGCTTTTTGAATTTGCTCTTCCTTCTGTCTGCAATGTTCTTTTCCTACATGTTCATACGGTTCGCTTTATTCAGGTATCGCTCAAACGTCGCTTCTCTGGGGAGTCCTTCTCAGACTACCACACCCCAATTATCACCATGCATCACTCTCTACCACCTTCCCCTgctttatctttaaatttatcTCTAcgagatgtggtatgtatatctATGTTTATGTCTGTATCTCCTCTCTTCTCTAGGCTTAACCCTCTGTGAAAACAGAGACATTTTAAATTAGCCTCTAAGTTCTCACTACATAGAAAATGCAGAGCAcaaagcagatgctcaataaatatttgctgaatgaattaataGAGGAGACGCTTTttaaataatagtatttattaaGAGTCTACAATTTTTCCCTCACTTTTTAACAATAAAAACCCGTTCTACCCTCATCTCCTTCTCTTTTCCCATAATGTGAAACAATCCCTACCAGAAGTGGTCTCTTCCTCTTCAAAAGATCTCATtcgttttccttctttttactgATCAAATACAATTTATCAGAGTTTCTTGTATAATAATACATGCCTTTCTCAGAGGTTCCACTGCAGTCACATCCAAAACAAGGGCTATGTGtcatttcctttgtatataaGGTTAATACTATATGTCCCAGCCAATGGGCTCATTATCTACTTTATCCCATTGTATTCTAACACAAATCACCCCCTTTTAAATAACAGGCCCTCAAATACTCAACTGCATGAATGAATGGGTTTagctttgaaataaataaatcaggtaAATCAAACTGTAGTGTGAAATGACTCCATGGGCAGTAGTTCATTAGAAGAGCTGTGATGTGCAAGACACGTAAGAAAGGAGATTTAAGTCTCCCATTTAACCAAAAGTAGACTCAATTATCTACAATTTCCTCAATATTAAAAGTGCATTAAAGAATATGCACAAGTCATAGAAATAGCAACACATTTATAGTCAGAAGACACACACTAGAATATCTTCTTTTCCATATTTTGGTTATGTGACCTTGTACTTCAAGAAGCATGTCtcctcatctatacaatggaggCTATATTAGCAAACTCAAACTTTGCTGAAAATTAAAGGATTACTTTATATAAGTGCCTAATACCACCAACATCACAGAACAGATACTCAGCATACATTTGGGGAAGAGCAGGGAGTAAGGAAGGGTCCTAAAAAGGTACCCAGgaaagaagccaagagaaaaaataaaaaacactttttGATGGTGTTTATCCAGGGTGATAGGCTTCAACTAAACCTCACTCAATCCTAGCTTTTGCTTAAGATGAAAATGTGCATTTGCAAAATAAGAGTCACTAATAAGGCCTCCTATTGCTTAttggtgaaaataaaattttccttgGAGAAATTATATGGGTTCCTTCACTGCAGCAATTACCCACATTGGTATTAGTTGTCGTACAGATATAAACAGACGCAAACAGAATTTAGACTTCTTAACACCAGGGAGACTTCAAAATCCATAGTTTTTAGAAGGAGAAGGAATTAGGGAGAGCCTGATGTATAACTGTGTTAGTGTAGCTACTTAAAGTTTTCAAAATGCCCATTCACAATCTTTGtggggctttttgtttgttttgaggtttATAACACAGAGAAACCCCAAAGAcgtcttatctccattttataactgAGAAAACTCCAGGTAACTGAATTATCTAAGGTCAAGTGTGAGGTCAAAGTCTACTACTTGTGTGTATTATTTCCACACTGACACTCAGCAATATCATGGACAATGAAATATGCACCTTGAAACCTTGGACCCCAACCACTGAAACTAGAGGAAGAACATTCCCAGCACCAGGGCCTCTAGGAAAGGACATATAAAGATGGACTTTCATTTTCTGGAACCAGTTGTACCCTGCTCTTCGATCTCGCCTGTTACAGCCACCACAGCTTTGTCAGTTGTGTGGCAGGAGCAGGGATAAATTAAATTCAACTCTGGAAGGATGCAAAAATCGCAAACCCAGTAGAAATGGATATCATGGCCAGCGATACCCAGATCATGATCTCCTGACCACTTACCATGTAAGCAGAGGACAAGGATATTGTTCTTTTTTCAATCTATCATTAGAGCAACTAAAGAATCTTTAGTATGTATAATAAAAAACCAGGCCTTTAAGTAAGGAAGATATTTATAGCaccatttataatatttatagcaTACCCAACAAATCTCTGTGTTGTGAGGAAGAAATTGATAGCACATGGAAGAATTGAAAGATAATGAAATAGCTACTCTTGTAGTTCAATAGCTTACAAAATGGGAAATCTGCTCAGCCATCCAGGGGGCTGTATGCTGGGCTCCAAAGCCAGGCGAGTCTGTGCACGGGGTTCCAAGATTTTGCAGAGTCACTGTTTGGGTTCCTGGCTGGGCAAGCCTAGAGGTTGCGCTCTGCAGTTGGATGGGGCTGCTGGCTTGCGAGCCTGCCTAAGCAGGGATAGAGGACGAGTTCCATGGCTGGGCCAGACTGCTGGCTGGGGACCCCATCTGCCTAGAGCTGCCCACGTGCTCCCTGGCCAGATGAGATGACTGGCTCCACACCACAGGTGGAAGGAACTGCTGGCTGTGCTCTCTGATTGGGCACCACTGCCGTCAGGTACACAGTCCATCACAATCTCCATGCTGGAAGCCggaagccccgcccccgccccctttAGTTCAAGCTGATACCAAGTGCTTGAGCTTTCCCTTTTCTCCCAGTGTTCCTCGTGAAGGATGGATGTGGACCTCATGAGAAGCTTCCCAGAATGTTGTGGAACCCGGATGCTCACGCTGGGGTCTCCTTTCGCCACTGGAGAAACCTCTTGGTGCGGCTGCGTGCTGGCCTGCAGGAAGGGCTATGTGGTCAAAATGAAGCTGCCTTGTGGTCCACAGGGGGGTGTTTCAGCCTCACTTCTGgctcctgggatttttttttcccccacagagGCCTTCTTGTCTGTGGAGAGTTGCTAGTTTGTATTTCCTTGAGGAACACTAAAGCCGGGAACCTCTGATTCCACCATCTCGCTGATTTCACACCCCTCTTCCCCAATCAGACCTTCTTTCTAGCATGTGGGGAAAGTAACTTAACTACTAAAAATCACTCagcggacttccctggtcgtccagtggttaagactctgcgcttccactgcagggggtgcgggttcgatcactggtcagggaactgagatctcacacgtgccatgtggtgtggcaaaaaaaaaaaaaagacaataaaatttttaaaaacccctcAAATCTACTATACACTGCATATTTGCATTCTTTCCTTCATATccttaaataaaaacatattcagCTTTCTGAGCTATCATATTTTTCATAATACAGTACAGAATACCAGT
Above is a window of Mesoplodon densirostris isolate mMesDen1 chromosome X, mMesDen1 primary haplotype, whole genome shotgun sequence DNA encoding:
- the LOC132481724 gene encoding protein FAM47E-like, whose product is MADKKRLLGPGPLEPMPLDMTCKPWYKDKLPSKCFAKHKKMLPKFPTSLDSRQWIFVKELLDDFRKGCPPCEDMITRSPKEGFLPRIAHRVPQHAPKKSQKKLPEEADLFSTLSPAQLAQKAFVENIEAQLTKHPLALYPNLEEDLPADLLLKVLEVLDPDGKLEDTWAYCQGPRKTTKSPTKLRKKRPAKVYLEPPKKAPVSHPASLHHEDKKSRRKDSLTDPPVHREVPKAICKSFKWAAAFGNLGIDEELITKLCEVGCEWPPAQDTVYMKKVTQVPSKVKYSIGLEKMEKIKLSREEGNWERKPQKPQNPYKPNSVEMRYGALYLKPKLWKKLVNDKPSIDPNVLLEDGSFRKKLPEHDILEDLYGTNSV